One genomic segment of Impatiens glandulifera chromosome 6, dImpGla2.1, whole genome shotgun sequence includes these proteins:
- the LOC124942685 gene encoding uncharacterized protein LOC124942685 codes for MGCKSSSLRRKPDSWFDRTRHKVVSSLLCGASTSKSSAEVEECNPAKSSITSLENLAPISDISRTSISESSSAFGAESRFTSSETEVVISTEELSDPLNTVDNATANRTTDQETPHEDNTSRSEVNVDDASFLLGTYTARLDRAASRLRSAGRSERDSSTRGLHLDLVSISSNSLPSNNDEINNRETRRNSRRQFWDALSSRRGFRRNDDSSSSTLVFMTGSNTDDLGSRDRWLLDFNGDLHYDGRPRDHVYSGANGRRWSERRRQARSAILERINHGLNEEGNQQQATFCASGLHPNGTCSCDSLAPSEESGTLASISWIVMLAEALFEVLDEVHNQPFSLSLASLPAPESIVNSFPIKSHQKLVTADGILSNEEQCHICLDEYEEGEKIRVLPCRHEYHMVCVDKWLKEVHGVCPLCRSNVCEGSASSNTEIETR; via the exons GTGGAAGAATGTAATCCAGCAAAATCCTCAATTACTTCATTAGAAAACCTAGCTCCTATTAGTGATATATCAAGGACTTCCATCTCCGAATCATCTTCTGCTTTTGGTGCTGAATCTAGGTTTACTTCTTCTGAAACTGAAGTTGTAATTTCCACTGAAGAATTATCGGATCCGTTAAATACTGTTGATAACGCCACAGCAAATAGAACTACTGATCAGGAAACGCCTCATGAGGATAACACTAGTAGATCTGAGGTAAATGTTGATGATGCATCTTTTCTATTGGGAACTTACACTGCTCGATTGGACAGAGCTGCGTCTAGGCTTCGTTCTGCAGGTCGTAGCGAAAGGGATTCGTCTACAAGAGGACTGCATCTTGATTTGGTGAGTATATCGTCCAACAGTTTACCTAGTAACAATGATGAGATAAATAACCGCGAGACAAGAAGGAACAGTAGAAGACAATTCTGGGATGCTTTGTCTTCAAGACGCGGTTTTAGGAGGAACGATGATTCTTCTTCCTCCACCTTAGTTTTCATGACTGGCAGTAATACTGATGATCTAGGATCTCGTGACAGATGGCTGCTTGATTTTAACGGTGATCTTCATTATGATGGTCGTCCTCGTGATCATGTCTATTCGGGTGCTAATGGTCGTCGGTGGAGCGAGCGTCGTCGCCAAGCACGATCCGCG ATCTTAGAAAGAATCAACCATGGCCTTAACGAAGAGGGGAATCAGCAACAAGCTACCTTCTGTGCATCCGGGCTCCATCCAAACGGTACATGCTCATGTGATTCACTTGCCCCAAGTGAAGAATCCGGAACACTAGCAAGTATTTCATGGATAGTCATGCTGGCAGAAGCACTGTTTGAG GTTCTGGATGAGGTTCACAACCAACCTTTTTCACTTTCATTAGCATCACTTCCAGCTCCAGAATCCATTGTCAACTCATTTCCAATCAAGAGCCACCAAAAGTTGGTAACGGCTGATGGCATACTTAGCAACGAAGAACA GTGTCACATTTGCTTAGACGAATATGAAGAAGGCGAGAAAATTAGAGTTCTTCCCTGCCGTCATGAATACCATATGGTTTGCGTCGACAAATGGCTCAAAGAAGTCCATGG CGTATGCCCTCTTTGCAGGAGCAATGTGTGCGAGGGTTCGGCTTCATCCAACACAGAGATTGAAACTCGATGA
- the LOC124942904 gene encoding uncharacterized protein LOC124942904, translating to MMTVKKLFGRQWRIFIIIIIIIALSNFSLVSSKHHGNPANDIIEIINTNRTNDKLSRLNNNPGLGCMALQYSKQCKGNCTRNNTITCQPNEDDFTEIFAANCGVELPTFGTITGHIIGCNHKYLKSPSEVFYRVLFRDKKSVSILRNRNHTEVGIGLVGGNDGYYYWCVIFGGDQGNTSSFKLEDMGKGIKQKKGCFSGSGDSFCKQINGGGRLLNNVLLLVLLLLLVLYV from the exons ATGATGACTGTGAAAAAGCTCTTTGGCCGTCAATGGAGGATCTtcataatcatcatcatcattattgcTCTCTCCAACTTCTCTCTCgtttcctcaaaacaccatg GCAACCCGGCCAATGACATCATCGAGATCATCAACACGAACCGAACAAACGATAAACTTTCTCGTCTAAACAACAATCCCGGTCTCGGGTGCATGGCCTTACAATATTCAAAACAATGTAAAGGCAATTGCACCCGTAACAATACAATAACTTGTCAACCAAACGAAGACGACTTCACCGAGATTTTCGCAGCCAATTGTGGAGTTGAGCTTCCAACTTTCGGAACCATAACCGGGCACATCATAGGATGTAACCACAAATATCTGAAATCGCCATCCGAAGTCTTTTATAGGGTTCTTTTTCGCGATAAGAAATCGGTTTCTATTTTGAGGAATAGAAATCATACTGAAGTGGGAATAGGTTTGGTGGGAGGAAATGATGGGTATTATTATTGGTGTGTTATTTTTGGTGGTGATCAAGGTAATACGTCGTCGTTTAAGCTTGAGGATATGGGTAAAGGGATTAAGCAAAAGAAAGGATGCTTTAGTGGATCTGGTGATAGTTTTTGTAAGCAAATCAATGGTGGTGGGagattattaaataatgttttattgttggttttattattattgttggtTCTTTATGTATGA
- the LOC124943931 gene encoding 10 kDa chaperonin 1, chloroplastic-like, which yields MASTFLAVANPLIHRGTETTSFSTQRLSGSTELFVCLTASRRNFVRVSAIATKFEPSKVIPQADRVLIRLESLPEKSSGGVLLPKSAVKFERYLLGEVLSVGADVEQLEAGKKVLFSDINAYEVDLGSDAKHCFCKAGDLLAVVE from the exons ATGGCGTCTACCTTCTTAGCAGTCGCGAATCCTCTGATACATCGAGGAACTGAAACTACTTCTTTCTCTACTCAAAGACTCTCTGGTTCGACTGA attgtttgtttgtttaacaGCATCTCGTAGAAATTTCGTTAGAGTCAGTGCAATTGCAACGAAATTCGAGCCTTCAAAG GTGATACCGCAAGCGGATAGAGTCCTCATTCGCTTAGAATCCCTACCTGag AAATCGAGTGGAGGAGTATTGCTGCCAAAATCAGCAGTCAAATTTGAACGCTATCTTCTTGGTGAG gTTCTTTCTGTTGGTGCTGACGTCGAACAACTTGAAGCTGGGAAAAAG GTTCTTTTCTCGGACATAAATGCTTACGAG gTGGATTTGGGATCAGATGCAAAACACTGTTTCTGCAAAGCAGGAGACTTGCTTGCAGTTGTTGAGTAG
- the LOC124942338 gene encoding vesicle transport protein GOT1-like, whose product MISVEASDVKKIGLGLTGCGVLFTLMGILFLFDKGYIAIGNILFISGVTLTIGVKSTVQFFTKCKNFKGSISYGVGFLLVLLGWPMIGMIVETYGFIILFSGFWLTIAAFLQRLPIVGLIFRQPVVTSFFEKSRGKRVPV is encoded by the exons ATGATTTCTGTAGAAGCCAGCGATGTCAAAA AAATTGGACTCGGTTTGACTGGCTGTGGCGTACTGTTTACATTAATGGGGATCTTGTTCTTGTTCGACAAAGGGTACATCGCCATTGGAAAC ATACTCTTCATATCAGGGGTTACCTTAACTATCGGTGTGAAATCAACAGTACAATTCTTCACGAAATGCAAAAATTTCAAG GGTTCCATTTCATATGGTGTGGGTTTTCTCTTGGTTCTTTTGGGCTGGCCTATGATTGGTATGATTGtggaaacatatggtttcatcATTCTCTTCag TGGATTTTGGTTGACGATAGCTGCATTTCTTCAGAGGCTACCTATTGTTGGTTTGATTTTCCGACAACCGGTTGTGACATCG TTTTTTGAAAAGAGCAGAGGCAAAAGGGTGCCAGTATGA
- the LOC124942298 gene encoding probable purine permease 11 → MSADTRQLILMDDRNLILHSHISKLEYWKWWFLVALNITFLTIGQSSAIILGRVYYDHGGNSTWMATLVQTAAFPILIPCLFISSSRDSPISQMVLIYFALGLLLAVDNMLYSIGLLYLSASTYSLICAIQLAFNAVFSFLINGQKFTMLIFNSVIVLTLSAALLALNDGSGEERVSRLKYVIGFISTIGASALYSLLLSLLQLVFQKFLKEEETFSVVLYMQIYTCFVATSVSVMGLFGSGEWNLVKDEMNSFSLGKTSYVLNLVGTAVSWQVSSVGVVGLVFAVSSLFSNVISTLSLAITPIVAVVVLRDMMNGVKVISLLMALWGFATYIYQNYLDDCEERLNRDKAHPHIV, encoded by the exons ATGTCTG CTGATACACGGCAGCTTATACTAATGGACGATAGGAATCTGATTCTCCATTCACACATTTCAAAACTCGAATACTGGAAATGGTGGTTTCTCGTGGCTCTTAACATAACATTTCTAACCATAGGTCAATCTTCTGCCATAATTCTCGGAAGAGTTTACTATGATCATGGAGGAAATAGTACATGGATGGCAACTCTTGTCCAAACAGCTGCTTTTCCAATTCTCATTCCCTGtctttttatctcttcatcCCGAGATTCTCCAATTTCCCAAATGGTTTTGATATATTTTGCACTTGGATTGCTTCTTGCAGTCGATAATATGTTATATTCCATCGGTCTATTGTACCTCTCAGCTTCAACTTATTCCCTCATTTGCGCGATTCAATTGGCTTTCAACGCTGTTTTCTCCTTCTTAATCAACGGTCAGAAGTTCACCATGCTAATATTCAATTCTGTTATCGTTCTTACTCTGTCAGCCGCTCTCCTAGCTTTGAACGACGGTTCTGGAGAAGAAAGAGTTTCGAGATTGAAATATGTTATAGGATTTATATCCACAATTGGGGCTTCTGCACTTTATTCTCTATTGCTTTCCCTTTTGCAGCTTGTATTTCAGAAGTTTCTTAAAGAAGAGGAAACTTTCTCTGTAGTGTTATACATGCAaatttatacttgttttgtagcCACTTCTGTGTCTGTTATGGGCTTGTTTGGAAGCGGCGAATGGAACTTAGTAAAGGATGAAATGAATTCGTTTAGTTTGGGAAAGACGTCGTATGTGTTGAATTTGGTTGGGACTGCTGTTTCTTGGCAGGTTTCTTCTGTGGGCGTAGTTGGACTTGTTTTCGCAGTTTCTTCTTTGTTTTCGAATGTGATTAGTACTCTTTCGTTGGCTATTACGCCTATTGTGGCTGTGGTTGTCCTTCGAGATATGATGAATGGCGTTAAGGTGATTTCTTTGCTTATGGCTTTGTGGGGTTTTGCGACTTACATTTATCAGAATTATCTCGATGATTGTGAGGAACGATTGAATCGCGATAAGGCACATCCTCACATTGTTTGA
- the LOC124943388 gene encoding uncharacterized protein LOC124943388: MKCKKHLNDSTSEIGVCASCLRERLFSLISIQATEERKESESQHHPYAACNRNSNLNHNEQQHHLHHSISEQRFFSTPQVWSTSSTNDVDVMKKKKKKSRFSVISNLFRSKSDKIRMESTINNVVVDSSSSSTASPSWFTTMLSTNKKKKSRLFSFHKTTSRTTRDRGSTSDNVYEEDEDSFERSSGYSSESSYGYNKRTPMKIAGRPSHSRNSTMSPLVRLNQKGMPMNSGDVRLPPARTPLSNGSSFCSNRSRKLSDVGRFNHNR; the protein is encoded by the coding sequence ATGAAGTGCAAAAAGCATTTAAACGATTCCACAAGCGAAATCGGCGTATGCGCATCTTGTCTCCGTGAACGTCTCTTCTCATTAATATCCATTCAAGCAACAGAAGAACGTAAGGAATCAGAATCACAACATCATCCTTATGCTGCATGTAATCGgaattcaaatttgaatcaCAATGAACAACAACATCATCTACATCATAGCATATCCGAACAACGATTCTTCTCTACTCCACAGGTATGGTCTACATCTTCAACTAACGATGTAGAcgtaatgaaaaagaagaagaagaaaagtcgATTCTCTGTCATATCAAACTTATTCAGATCTAAATCTGATAAAATACGAATGGAATCAACAATTAACAACGTTGTTGTTgattcttcatcatcatcaacagcATCACCTTCCTGGTTTACAACTATGTTATCaacaaacaaaaagaagaaaTCGAGATTATTCTCCTTTCATAAAACTACATCTCGTACAACAAGAGATCGTGGTTCAACTTCAGATAATGTttatgaagaagatgaagatagTTTCGAAAGATCTAGCGGTTATTCATCTGAATCTTCATACGGATATAACAAAAGAACGCCGATGAAGATTGCTGGACGGCCTAGTCATTCGAGAAACAGTACTATGAGTCCTTTGGTTCGATTGAATCAGAAAGGAATGCCGATGAACTCCGGCGACGTTAGATTACCGCCGGCGAGAACTCCGTTATCGAACGGTTCGTCGTTTTGTTCTAACAGATCGCGAAAACTTAGCGATGTTGGAAGATTCAATCACAACCGTTGA
- the LOC124941467 gene encoding phragmoplastin DRP1E-like translates to MATMESLIGLVNRIQRACTALGDHGGGDSTLSSLWDALPSVAVVGGQSSGKSSVLESIVGRDFLPRGSGIVTRRPLVLQLYQIESGQDYAEFSHLPRRKFTDFSLVRKEIENETDRVTGKTKQISPVPIHLSIYSRNVVNLTLIDLPGLTKVAVEGQPESIVQDIESMVNTYVEKPNSIILAISPANQDIATSDAIKLAREVDPTGERTFGVLTKLDLMDKGTNALDVLEGRSYRLQHPWVGVVNRSQADINKNVDMVSAREKEREYFATSPDYSHLTSKMGSEYLAKLLSMHLESVIRARLPSITSLINKNIDELESEMDHLGRPIAVDAGARLYTILELCRAFDKIFKEHLDGGRPGGDRIYGVFDHQLPAALRKLPFDRHLSLQNVKKIVTQSDGYQPHLIAPEQGYRRLIEGSLNFFRGPAEASVDAVHIVLRELVRKSIGETQELKRFPTLQAEIATACNEALEKFREESKKTVTRLVEMESSYLTVDFFRKLPQEIEKAVGNNPANSAAGPPGNNPANNPNIDRYGESHFRRIGSNVSSYVNMVSDILKNTIPKAVVYCQVREAKRSLLNHFYTQLGKQEGNHLLQMLDEDPALMERRQQCSNRLELYKSARDEIDSVSWSAR, encoded by the exons ATGGCCACCATGGAAAGTTTAATCGGTTTAGTCAATCGAATTCAAAGAGCTTGTACTGCTCTCGGTGATCATGGCGGTGGAGACTCAACTCTTTCATCTCTTTGGGACGCTCTTCCTTCCGTCGCCGTCGTCGGTGGCCAG AGTTCTGGAAAATCATCTGTGTTGGAGAGTATAGTCGGGAGGGATTTTCTTCCTAGAGGATCTG GTATTGTGACAAGGAGACCTTTAGTATTGCAGCTTTATCAGATTGAAAGTGGACAGGATTATGCTGAGTTTTCTCACTTGCCTCGCAGGAAATTCACAGATTTCT CTCTTGTTCGCAAGGAAATTGAGAATGAAACCGATAGGGTTACAGGGAAGACGAAGCAGATTTCGCCTGTTCCGATTCATCTTAGTATTTATTCTCGAAATG TTGTCAACTTAACCTTGATTGATTTGCCTGGTTTGACCAAAGTTGCGGTTG AGGGACAGCCTGAAAGTATTGTTCAGGATATTGAGAGCATGGTTAATACATATGTTGAGAAG CCTAACTCTATTATACTGGCCATATCTCCAGCCAATCAAGATATTGCAACATCTGATGCTATCAAGCTTGCAAGGGAAGTAGATCCAACAG GTGAACGAACATTTGGAGTTTTGACAAAGTTGGATCTGATGGATAAGGGAACAAATGCATTGGAT GTCCTTGAAGGAAGATCATACCGCTTGCAGCATCCTTGGGTTGGAGTTGTTAATCGTTCACAAGCTGATATCAACAAAAATGTAGATATGGTTTCTGCTAGAGAGAAGGAACGTGAATACTTTGCCACAAGTCCTGACTATTCACATTTGACCAGTAAAATGGGTTCAGAATATCTCGCAAAGCTTCTCTCAATG CACTTGGAGTCCGTAATCAGGGCTAGATTACCTAGTATCACATCAttgattaacaaaaatattgatGAACTTGAATCTGAGATGGACCATCTTGGTAGGCCTATTGCTGTTGATGCAGGG GCCCGATTGTACACCATTTTGGAGCTTTGTCGTGCATTTGACAAAATATTCAAGGAACATTTGGATGGAGG GCGACCAGGAGGTGATCGAATTTATGGTGTATTTGACCACCAGCTCCCTGCTGCTTTAAGGAAGCTTCCATTTGATCGACATCTATCTCTTCAGAATGTCAAGAAAATTGTTACACAATCCGATGGTTATCAACCACACTTGATTGCTCCTGAACAAGGGTATCGTCGCCTTATTGAGGGTTCATTGAATTTTTTTAGGGGGCCAGCAGAAGCATCTGTGGATGCT GTCCATATTGTCTTGAGAGAACTTGTGAGGAAGTCGATAGGAGAAACTCAG GAATTGAAGAGATTTCCTACATTACAAGCTGAGATTGCTACTGCCTGTAACGAAGCCTTGGAAAAGTTTCGAGAAGAAAGTAAGAAGACAGTTACTAGATTGGTGGAGATGGAATCTTCATATCTCACAGTCGATTTCTTTAGAAAACTTCCTCAAGAAATAGAAAAGGCGGTTGGGAATAATCCTGCCAATTCTGCTGCTGGTCCACCGGGAAATAATCCAGCTAATAATCCTAATATTGATCGTTACGGAGAAAGCCACTTCAGGAGAATAGGATCAAATGTGTCTTCTTATGTTAATATGGTTTCTGATATACTCAAGAACACAATACCCAAAGCAGTGGTTTATTGTCAAGTTAGAGAAGCTAAAAGATCATTGCTTAATCATTTTTACACTCAGTTGGGCAAGCAAGAG GGTAATCATCTTTTGCAAATGCTGGACGAGGATCCAGCACTTATGGAAAGGAGGCAACAGTGTTCGAATAGACTTGAGTTATACAAGTCTGCAAGAGATGAGATCGACTCTGTCTCATGGTCGGCTCGATAA